TTGGATAGTGAGCTATAGAAACTACCAAGGATTTGGGAAGCTCAAACTTGTTTAGCCACATTATGGTTGAGCTATTATGATTTGCCTTCAGAATTGAGACaatgtttctcatattgtgCCATCTTCCCCGAGGATtacaagataaaaaaagatcAGTTGATTGAAATGTGGATGGCTCAAGGTTATCTCGCACAACTTCAACAAAAAATGAGATAGAGACATATGGTGAAGAGCACTTCCGAAATCTCGTTAGCCGttgtttctttcaaaattttaaagacGTAACGTGGAAGATGCATGATGTAATGTGTGATTTTGCAATATATCTTAGAAAGAATGAGTGTTTTAGCCTAGAGATCAACAATTCTGAAGACCAATAGAGTAGTCTTTATGCAGCGAAGCACGTCATTTAAGGATAGTACTCGACGGAGAGGCTGCAGTCCCTAACTCCATTTGCACATTAAATAATCTGCGTACCCTTTAGGTTCAGTGCCATTGGAAGACAAGTATTGGAGCATCTCTATCAAATTTGTTCAATGAGTTGACTTGTTTAAGATCTTTGATACTGTGTCGTTGTGGTATTACAGAAATCCCATCCTCCATAAGTAAGTTAATACATCTGAGGCAACTTGACTTGTTTGGTAATCTTGAAATGGAAAAGTTGCCGGAAAATGTATgcgaattatataatttgcaAACATTAGATATTACTTATTCTCATACGGGACTGCCAGAGAGAATGGAAAAACTAATCAACCTGAGGCATCTATACAATGATGATACTTCTTGTCTCTTGCCCAAAGCAGTTGCGAGATTAACTAGTCATAGGACATtaaagaaattcaaagtcGGTTTGTTGATAAAACTAGATTTTGTTCTCTTGGAGATCTCAACAACTTGAACAAGCTTCAAGGGAGGAAATTGCCATAGCAGCTGTGAGTATCTACCTCCCGTGTGGAAGTTGCCATCCCTTGAGAAGCTTATTTTGGAAGACATGGAAGGTGTTAAAAGGTTGGGTGTTGAGTTTGTTGGAATGGAGACTCAATCGTCATCACCCGTTGTTGGATTCCCGAAGTTGAAGCATCTCATTTTTAATGGGATGAGTAATTTGGAAGACTGGGATAGCGTGGCGATGAGCAATTTGGCCACCATACTGCATTGCCCAAAACTGAATGCATTGCCAAACTATCTTCTCCAAATGACAACATTAGAGAAACTATCAATCTATGAGTGCCCCATTCTGGAACAGCAAGAGAGTGGATAAAATTGGCACAATCCCAACATCCAACATGTTCGCATTTGATGTTCTTAAATGTACTTTCTTATGCTTAcctttcttaattaattaatttacttttgaAGTCCAATATAATTTGAAAGACCGATTAAATTAGCTAATTTGTTCAAATAATTTTGAGACAGAATTGAGCtcacaaaatattatttattttcttcaggGTTCAAAAAGCTGCTTTCCACCTTATTGATCAGCCTCGCATTTAGCAAGCACTAACACCATTTTTGGCTGTTGGATGGCGAGAGCTGTTGTACTATATGCCCCCACAACcagaattatttaattcaacTTCCATTTGTTAGCTGCATTTCTCTAGATTTAATTTGCAGGGGACTTTTTACAATAGTAATAAGCTTGTTATGTTCAAAACTTACAAATGATGTCCTGTTTCGCCGCTGTCAGTTATCTTTAAGTTCTTTTTTTCCTGAAAAA
The Ricinus communis isolate WT05 ecotype wild-type chromosome 1, ASM1957865v1, whole genome shotgun sequence DNA segment above includes these coding regions:
- the LOC112536771 gene encoding putative disease resistance protein RGA3, whose product is MTVGKAILESLSGDAEILDDIWEDGPDKCEQLGHSLLGGLPGSKILVTTRSEIVAGNMGCTRNNVLQDNEERARLESIGRYIVEKCDGLPLSAKALGSLLRLKSSVQEWSNVLDKLRQCFSYCAIFPEDYKIKKDQLIEMWMAQEIPSSISKLIHLRQLDLFGNLEMEKLPENGGNCHSSCEYLPPVWKLPSLEKLILEDMEGVKRLGVEFVGMETQSSSPVVGFPKLKHLIFNGMSNLEDWDSVAMSNLATILHCPKLNALPNYLLQMTTLEKLSIYECPILEQQESG